The following coding sequences are from one Arachis hypogaea cultivar Tifrunner chromosome 7, arahy.Tifrunner.gnm2.J5K5, whole genome shotgun sequence window:
- the LOC112701464 gene encoding 1-aminocyclopropane-1-carboxylate oxidase homolog 12-like has product MEVSCTDQEVEVETVKLSSNRLNDLKAFDETKTGGKGLVDKGLTKIPLLFHHQPDNNKKSHSEHTIPVIDLEDVVSKDRSKRQGVVSRIREACETWGFFQVVNHGIHECVLEEMKDGVRRFFEQDDEVKKEFYTCDQNRTFIYNSNFDMYSSPALNWRDTFVCYLAPNPPKPEELPVVCRIDG; this is encoded by the exons ATGGAGGTTTCTTGCACTGATCAAGAAGTTGAAGTAGAAACAGTGAAACTCAGTTCTAACAGACTCAACGACCTCAAAGCATTCGATGAAACAAAAACCGGCGGCAAGGGTCTTGTTGACAAAGGCCTTACAAAGATTCCATTGCTGTTCCATCACCAACCCGATAATAATAAGAAATCTCACTCAGAACACACAATTCCAGTTATAGATCTTGAAGATGTTGTTAGCAAGGATCGAAGCAAACGCCAAGGAGTTGTTTCAAGAATAAGGGAAGCATGTGAGACATGGGGTTTCTTCCAAGTGGTGAATCATGGGATCCATGAGTGTGTTCTTGAGGAGATGAAAGATGGAGTTAGAAGGTTCTTCGAGCAAGATGATGAGGTGAAGAAAGAGTTTTATACATGTGACCAAAATAGGACGTTCATTTATAACAGTAATTTTGATATGTATAGTTCACCAGCACTTAATTGGAGAGATACATTTGTGTGCTATCTTGCTCCTAATCCTCCTAAGCCAGAAGAATTACCAGTCGTATGCAG aattgacggctgA